The segment TGTGCCCGAAATAGGGGAGAGAATTTTTTAAAAGTCCTAAAAAAATAGGAGGAAACCAATGAAATTAAATAATTTTGGATGGAATGAAAAGTGGGAATCACAGTTTGAGAAAGCGAAAAAGGCGTATCAAAATCCTAAACAACTAAAACCCATGGAGGCCGCAAGGGTAACGGCGGTATTTGCGGATCGCTATCGAATTCAAACAAAGGGGGGCGAAAAAGAGGCCCAGGTATCCGGGAAAATGATTTTTGAAAATCTTTATGCAGCGAAAAATCCGACCGTGGGGGACTGGGTAGTTGTGGATTATAATGAGAACGGACCTTCCGTGATCAAAGAAGTGCTACCCCGTCTAAGCTGTTTACAAAGACAGGAGGCCGATGGAATTGACGCCCAGGTAATCGGTGCGAATGTGGATCTCTGTATATTGGTTCAGTCCGTAATCGGAGATTTTAGTATTGCCAGACTCGACCGCTACATCGCCATGGTCTGGGATGCAGGATCTGTACCGATGGTGATTCTGTCGAAGACGGATCTGGCAACGGAAGAGGACGTCCGTGAAAAGGTTAATTCACTGGAAGCGGCCTTTCCCGGAGTGGATATCCTGGCAGTCTCAGCCATTACCCAAATAGGGATTGCTAGCCTTTGGTCCTATTTGGAG is part of the Isachenkonia alkalipeptolytica genome and harbors:
- the rsgA gene encoding ribosome small subunit-dependent GTPase A; the encoded protein is MKLNNFGWNEKWESQFEKAKKAYQNPKQLKPMEAARVTAVFADRYRIQTKGGEKEAQVSGKMIFENLYAAKNPTVGDWVVVDYNENGPSVIKEVLPRLSCLQRQEADGIDAQVIGANVDLCILVQSVIGDFSIARLDRYIAMVWDAGSVPMVILSKTDLATEEDVREKVNSLEAAFPGVDILAVSAITQIGIASLWSYLEPSKTYMVLGSSGVGKSTLLNLLMGEEMMKTAEVREEDQKGRHTTTHRQMFTLKNGALYIDTPGMREVGLFNYQGVDKAFKDVETLAKHCKFADCKHQQEPGCAVAEAMEAGSLTEDRWESYLKLKAEEKIHRRKQILLQKKVAKKKIKRQKNHYKDYKRGGGKEEKELNQWCCR